A region of Streptomyces sp. TG1A-60 DNA encodes the following proteins:
- a CDS encoding glutamyl-tRNA reductase encodes MSLLVVGLSHRSAPVSVLERAALSLDAQVKLVQDTVAAEPATEAAVLATCNRIELYADVDKFHAGVAELSTLLAQHSGVGLDELTPYLYVHYEDRAVHHLFSVACGLDSMVVGEGQILGQIKDALARAQELHTAGRLLNDLFQQGLRVGKRAHSETGIDRAGQSLVTFGLEQFTAGADVGSWARGKRAVVIGAGSMSSLAAATLARAGVGEIVIANRTYDRAERLAHLLEEQYGQRLTEEGGTGVLARAIPMESVPAELTRADVAVSCTGATGLVLSVDTVAAAVEGRVPEGAPAGPEGRTDIRSDIRPVLPSVSPGDDDCPLDLPAAQGGGFSVLGEAAVAGMDAATLEQHAAWVDNATVDRRASRRTPERESTRTPAADAELIAALAAAVAVTGRITELRGPEPVAAVPRPAPVLALLDLAMPRDIDAAAHRLAGVRLVDIESLAEVSANAPMASDVDMVRRIVSDEVAAFGAAQRAAHITPTVVALRAMAADVVATEIARLEGRLPALDDKYRGEITQTVRRVVDKLLHAPTVRVKQLAAEPGGAGYADALRTLFDLDQETVAAVSRAEASDKNVQQNAENRGRS; translated from the coding sequence ATGAGTCTTCTGGTCGTCGGGCTGAGTCACCGCAGCGCTCCGGTGAGTGTCCTGGAGCGGGCCGCGCTGTCCCTGGACGCGCAGGTCAAGTTGGTTCAGGACACGGTCGCCGCCGAGCCGGCCACCGAGGCCGCCGTCCTCGCCACCTGCAACCGCATCGAGCTCTACGCGGACGTGGACAAGTTCCACGCGGGCGTCGCCGAGCTGTCCACGCTGCTCGCCCAGCACAGCGGGGTGGGACTCGACGAGCTGACCCCCTACCTGTACGTGCACTACGAGGACCGGGCCGTCCACCACCTGTTCTCGGTGGCCTGCGGGCTCGACTCCATGGTCGTCGGCGAGGGCCAGATCCTCGGGCAGATCAAGGACGCCCTGGCCCGTGCGCAGGAGCTGCACACCGCCGGGCGGCTGCTGAACGACCTGTTCCAGCAGGGCCTGAGGGTCGGCAAGCGGGCGCACTCGGAGACGGGGATCGACCGGGCCGGGCAGTCGCTGGTCACCTTCGGGCTGGAGCAGTTCACCGCCGGCGCGGACGTCGGGAGCTGGGCCCGGGGCAAGCGGGCCGTGGTGATCGGCGCGGGTTCCATGTCCTCGCTGGCCGCCGCGACGCTCGCGCGGGCGGGCGTCGGCGAGATCGTGATCGCCAACCGGACGTACGACCGGGCCGAGCGGCTGGCCCACCTGCTCGAAGAGCAGTATGGACAACGCCTGACCGAAGAGGGCGGAACGGGCGTGCTGGCCCGCGCGATACCGATGGAATCGGTGCCGGCCGAACTGACACGTGCTGATGTCGCCGTCTCCTGCACGGGCGCCACGGGCCTGGTCCTGAGCGTCGACACGGTCGCCGCGGCGGTCGAGGGCCGGGTGCCCGAGGGAGCCCCCGCCGGCCCGGAGGGCCGCACGGACATCCGTAGCGACATACGGCCCGTCTTGCCGTCCGTCTCCCCCGGCGACGACGACTGCCCCCTCGACCTGCCCGCCGCGCAGGGCGGAGGCTTCTCCGTGCTCGGGGAGGCAGCGGTGGCCGGGATGGACGCGGCCACGCTGGAGCAGCACGCGGCCTGGGTGGACAACGCGACCGTGGACCGGCGCGCGAGCCGCCGTACGCCGGAGCGGGAATCCACGCGCACACCGGCCGCCGACGCCGAACTGATCGCCGCGCTCGCCGCGGCCGTGGCCGTCACCGGGCGGATCACCGAGCTGCGCGGGCCCGAGCCGGTCGCCGCAGTGCCCCGGCCCGCGCCCGTGCTGGCGCTGCTGGACCTGGCGATGCCCCGGGACATCGACGCCGCCGCGCACCGGCTGGCCGGTGTCCGGCTGGTCGACATCGAGTCGCTGGCCGAGGTCTCCGCCAACGCTCCGATGGCATCCGACGTCGACATGGTGCGGAGGATCGTTTCGGACGAGGTGGCCGCCTTCGGCGCCGCTCAGCGGGCCGCGCACATCACACCCACCGTCGTGGCGCTGCGCGCCATGGCCGCCGATGTCGTCGCGACCGAGATCGCCCGCCTGGAGGGCCGGCTGCCCGCCCTCGACGACAAGTACCGCGGCGAGATCACCCAGACCGTACGGCGCGTCGTCGACAAGCTGCTGCACGCGCCGACCGTACGGGTCAAGCAGCTCGCGGCCGAGCCCGGCGGCGCCGGGTACGCGGACGCGCTGCGGACCCTGTTCGACCTGGACCAGGAGACGGTCGCCGCCGTGTCCCGGGCCGAAGCCAGCGACAAGAACGTCCAGCAGAACGCCGAGAACCGAGGGCGATCATGA
- the hemC gene encoding hydroxymethylbilane synthase, producing MSEPHETPAEAAPRRAGENGPLRLGTRRSELAMAQSGQVADEVRRLTGRPVELVEITTYGDVSREQLAQIGGTGVFVTALREALLRGEVDFAVHSLKDLPTAHPDGLALAAVPVREDARDVLVARDGLTFEALPEGARVGTGSPRRMAQLNAYARGHGLTIETVPIRGNVDTRIGYVRKGELDAVVLAAAGLNRIGRIDEVTDFLSVDTVLPAPGQGALAIECRAGNTAQDAALIAALAGLDDPYTRAVVTAERSLLAALEAGCSAPVGALADLLADGQTVKEMRLRGVVGTTDGSTLVQLSTTGPVPETYDQAMALGRELAAEMLAKGAAGLMGERAH from the coding sequence ATGAGTGAGCCGCACGAGACACCGGCTGAAGCCGCCCCGCGGCGGGCGGGTGAAAACGGGCCACTGAGGCTCGGGACGAGGCGAAGCGAACTCGCCATGGCCCAGTCCGGGCAGGTGGCGGACGAGGTCCGTCGGCTGACCGGACGGCCTGTCGAACTCGTGGAGATCACGACGTACGGCGACGTCTCCCGCGAGCAGCTGGCGCAGATCGGCGGCACGGGCGTGTTCGTCACCGCGCTGCGTGAGGCGCTGCTGCGCGGTGAGGTCGACTTTGCCGTGCACTCCCTGAAGGACCTGCCCACCGCGCACCCGGACGGCCTGGCGCTGGCCGCCGTACCGGTGCGCGAGGACGCGCGGGACGTGCTGGTCGCCCGGGACGGACTGACCTTCGAGGCTCTTCCCGAGGGCGCCCGCGTCGGCACCGGTTCGCCGCGGCGGATGGCCCAGCTGAACGCGTACGCGCGCGGCCACGGGCTGACGATCGAGACCGTCCCGATCCGCGGGAACGTCGACACGCGGATCGGATACGTCCGGAAGGGTGAGCTGGACGCGGTCGTCCTGGCCGCCGCCGGACTGAACCGGATCGGACGTATCGACGAAGTGACCGACTTCCTTTCGGTCGACACCGTTTTGCCCGCCCCCGGCCAGGGGGCACTCGCGATCGAATGCAGGGCGGGGAACACCGCCCAAGACGCAGCACTGATCGCCGCGCTCGCAGGGCTCGACGACCCGTACACCCGGGCCGTCGTGACCGCCGAGCGGTCCCTGCTCGCCGCCCTGGAGGCCGGTTGCAGCGCACCTGTGGGTGCGCTCGCCGACCTGCTGGCCGACGGGCAGACTGTCAAGGAGATGCGCCTGCGCGGCGTCGTCGGCACGACCGACGGCTCGACGCTGGTGCAGCTGTCCACCACCGGTCCCGTGCCCGAGACGTACGACCAAGCAATGGCGCTCGGCCGTGAACTCGCCGCCGAGATGCTTGCCAAGGGCGCGGCCGGTCTGATGGGGGAGCGAGCACATTGA
- a CDS encoding uroporphyrinogen-III synthase, whose protein sequence is MSPTTLSAGPDHGHVTFLGAGPGDPGLLTLRAVEALANADVLIAEHDVLDVVRTHARAGVALLDTDPGPPSAPTSASSASSAATSADRYPGPGTPQLTVVDGASTTVGAPAVRDAAHLVMEAARGGKRVVRAVSGDPGLDTYATEEMLACAAAGVPFEVVPGVATAVGVPAYAGVPLRDEQGADVRFVDARTASDRCWAEVGVSDGTVVVSATLETVAAAAGELVAAGRKPDTPMTVTVAGTTTRQRTWTATLGTLAQTLKQAKVLPSPEGGRPVIAVVGERSAAAQRDQLSWFESKPLFGWRVLVPRTKEQAASLSDQLRSYGAVPHEVPTIAVEPPRTPQQMERAVKGLVTGRYEWIAFTSVNAVKAVREKFEEYGLDARAFAGIKVAAVGEQTAKALIAFGVKPDLVPSGEQSAAGLLEDWPPYDPVFDPIDRVFLPRADIATETLVAGLIELGWEVDDVTAYRTVRASPPPAETREAIKGGGFDAVLFTSSSTVRNLVGIAGKPHNVTVIACIGPATAKTAEEHGLRVDVMAPEPSVHRLAEALADFGLRRRAAAVEAGDPVTRPSERRPGARRRRSTT, encoded by the coding sequence TTGAGCCCCACCACCCTTTCCGCCGGTCCGGACCACGGTCACGTCACCTTCCTCGGTGCCGGACCCGGAGATCCGGGACTACTGACACTGCGCGCCGTCGAGGCGCTGGCGAACGCGGACGTTCTCATCGCCGAGCACGACGTGCTCGACGTGGTGCGTACGCATGCCCGCGCGGGCGTCGCCCTACTGGACACCGACCCGGGCCCGCCGTCGGCACCGACCTCGGCGTCCTCTGCCTCTTCCGCGGCTACTTCAGCGGACAGGTATCCGGGCCCAGGCACGCCTCAGCTGACGGTCGTTGACGGCGCGTCAACAACCGTTGGTGCACCCGCTGTGCGGGATGCCGCACATCTTGTCATGGAGGCCGCGCGGGGCGGCAAGCGGGTCGTGCGTGCGGTGTCCGGGGACCCCGGGCTCGACACGTACGCCACCGAGGAGATGCTGGCGTGCGCCGCCGCGGGCGTGCCGTTCGAGGTGGTGCCCGGTGTGGCGACCGCCGTCGGCGTGCCCGCGTACGCCGGTGTGCCGCTGCGGGACGAGCAGGGCGCGGATGTGCGGTTCGTCGACGCGCGCACGGCCTCGGACCGCTGCTGGGCGGAGGTCGGCGTGTCCGACGGGACGGTCGTCGTCTCGGCGACGCTGGAGACCGTGGCCGCCGCCGCCGGTGAGCTGGTCGCGGCGGGCCGCAAGCCCGATACGCCGATGACCGTGACGGTCGCCGGTACGACGACCCGGCAGCGTACCTGGACCGCGACCCTCGGCACCCTCGCCCAGACCCTGAAGCAGGCCAAGGTGCTGCCCTCGCCGGAGGGCGGCCGGCCGGTGATAGCCGTGGTCGGTGAGCGTTCCGCCGCGGCCCAGCGCGACCAGCTGTCGTGGTTCGAGAGCAAGCCCCTGTTCGGGTGGCGGGTCCTCGTGCCACGGACCAAGGAGCAGGCCGCCTCGCTCTCCGACCAACTGCGCTCGTACGGGGCCGTGCCCCACGAGGTGCCGACGATCGCGGTCGAACCGCCGCGGACGCCGCAGCAGATGGAGCGGGCGGTCAAGGGGCTGGTGACCGGGCGGTACGAGTGGATCGCCTTCACCTCGGTGAACGCGGTCAAGGCCGTGCGGGAGAAGTTCGAGGAGTACGGGCTCGACGCCCGTGCCTTCGCTGGGATCAAGGTCGCCGCGGTGGGGGAGCAGACCGCCAAGGCGCTGATCGCCTTCGGTGTGAAGCCGGATCTGGTGCCGAGCGGGGAGCAGTCGGCCGCGGGGCTGCTGGAGGACTGGCCGCCCTACGACCCGGTCTTCGACCCGATCGACCGGGTGTTCCTGCCCCGGGCCGACATCGCCACGGAGACGTTGGTGGCGGGCCTCATCGAGCTCGGGTGGGAGGTCGACGACGTCACCGCCTATCGGACCGTGCGCGCTTCGCCGCCGCCGGCCGAGACCCGGGAGGCGATCAAGGGAGGCGGGTTCGACGCGGTGCTGTTCACGTCGTCCTCCACCGTGCGGAACCTGGTGGGGATCGCCGGGAAGCCGCACAACGTGACGGTGATCGCCTGTATCGGTCCGGCCACGGCCAAGACAGCCGAGGAGCACGGGCTGCGGGTGGACGTGATGGCTCCCGAGCCGTCCGTGCACAGGCTGGCCGAGGCGCTCGCGGACTTCGGGCTGCGGCGGCGGGCCGCGGCGGTCGAGGCGGGGGACCCCGTCACTCGGCCGAGTGAGCGGCGGCCGGGCGCGCGCAGACGGCGGTCTACGACCTGA
- a CDS encoding redox-sensing transcriptional repressor Rex: protein MATGRTHRPATRSRGIPEATVARLPLYLRALTTLSERSVPTVSSEELAAAAGVNSAKLRKDFSYLGSYGTRGVGYDVEYLVYQISRELGLTQDWPVVIVGIGNLGAALANYGGFASRGFRVAALIDADPAMAGKPVAGIPVQHTDELEKIIDGNGVSIGVIATPAGAAQQVCDRLVAAGITSILNFAPTVLSVPDGVDVRKVDLSIELQILAFHEQRKAGEEAAAEAGAVLPAPEGSGKGPDGDVPAVMPA from the coding sequence GTGGCAACTGGCCGAACTCACCGACCGGCGACCCGTAGCCGAGGGATTCCCGAGGCCACCGTCGCCAGGCTTCCGCTGTACCTCCGTGCCCTGACCACGCTGTCGGAGCGCTCGGTACCCACGGTGTCATCCGAGGAACTGGCGGCTGCGGCGGGAGTCAACTCCGCCAAGCTGCGCAAGGACTTCTCGTACCTGGGCTCCTACGGGACCCGGGGTGTGGGGTACGACGTCGAGTATCTCGTCTACCAGATCTCGCGTGAGCTGGGGCTGACCCAGGACTGGCCGGTCGTGATCGTCGGTATCGGTAACCTCGGCGCCGCGCTCGCCAACTACGGCGGGTTCGCCTCCCGCGGGTTCCGGGTCGCCGCGCTGATCGACGCCGATCCGGCGATGGCGGGCAAGCCGGTCGCGGGCATTCCGGTCCAGCACACGGACGAGCTGGAGAAGATCATCGATGGCAACGGGGTGTCCATCGGGGTGATCGCCACCCCGGCCGGCGCCGCCCAGCAGGTGTGCGACCGGCTGGTCGCCGCCGGGATCACGTCGATCCTGAACTTCGCGCCCACCGTCCTGTCCGTGCCGGACGGGGTCGACGTACGCAAGGTGGATCTCTCGATCGAGCTGCAGATCCTCGCCTTCCACGAGCAGCGCAAGGCCGGCGAGGAGGCCGCGGCCGAGGCCGGTGCCGTGCTGCCGGCTCCTGAGGGCTCCGGGAAAGGGCCGGACGGGGATGTCCCCGCCGTGATGCCGGCATGA